The Papaver somniferum cultivar HN1 chromosome 6, ASM357369v1, whole genome shotgun sequence genome segment CCATctgtctatcttcttcttcttcttctcgtttgaTCTCATGATATCTGACTCAATAATTCAGATCTTTCTTACTTGAATTCCATTGTTTTTTATGTTTAGAAAACTTCATTTGATCTTAATTTTTGGGTTCTGTCTGTAATTGCGACtgtattgtaatttttttttccttgatctGATTAAATCTTGatcagttgttgttgttggttgtGGTACTATGTCTTATCTTTGTTCCGAGGTAGATGAGATCGATCATTTTGATCGATTGCCGGATTCTTTGTTGTTGATAGTCTTTAACCAGATCGGAGATGTTAAAGCTTTAGGTAGATGTTGCGTCGTATCCCGACGTTTTCATGAACTGGTTCCACAGATCGATAACGTTGTCGTCAGAGTTGATTGTGTAATATCAGATGACGACGCATCCGCTACCGCTGCTTCTTCCGACAAAACACGTAGTGTTTTTTCTAATCTTATTCGTCTTGTCTTTGGTGGAATCTTTAAGCCGCTTCAAGCCCTAGGTCAATTTCTTGGACCTAGAAAGtcagcatcatcatcatcctcgtcTACATCGTCTTCCTCATCAATCAGTGGCGGTGTTGGTGGTAATGGTGGGAATGGTACTCTAATCAATGATGACGAAGAAATGGAATCAGGAGGTGTGACTCATCATTCACCTACACAAGTATTGAAAAACTTCAATGAGATCCGCAGGTTGCGGATCGAGCTTCCTAGTGGAGAATTAGGAATTGATGATGGTGTTTTACTCAAGTGGAGAGCTGATTTTGGATCCACTCTTGATAATTGTTTAATTCTTGGTGCTTCTTCAATTATTGACCCACCGAAACCTGCTTCTGCTTTTTCTCTTCTCCAAGAGAATCTTCTTCACGGTGGTgctgcagctgcagctgctgcttctGCTGCTATTGAAGATGATGGGAGTATTCCTGAATCTTTTTATACAAATGGAGGTTTAAAATTGAGAGTGGTTTGGACTATAAGTTCCTTAATTGCTGCTTCAGCTAGACATTATTTGCTTCAGCCCATAATTGATGATCATCAAACTCTAGATAGTCTTATTTTAACTGATTCAGATGGGCAAGGGGTACTATGTATGAATAAGGAGCAGTTGGAGGAACTAAGGGTGAAACCATTGTCTGCTTCTACCGCATCAAAAAGGACTCTTGTTCCTGCACTCAATATGAGGCTATGGTATGCTCCTCAGTTAGAGCTTCCTGATGGGTCTGTTTTGAAAGGTGCAACCTTAGTTGCCATTCGTCCTACTGAACAGACATCTGCCAAGAAAGAGGTATCCGATGTTTCTTGGGTTTCAAATGCATTTGAGGAGCCATACGGGACAGCTGCTAAATTGCTGGTAAGAAGACGAACTTATTGCCTGGAAATGAATTCTTTCTGAGAGCCATGAATGCTAAGGTAAAATAGTAAGTtactttattctttttctttgtcCACTTTGCGATTTATTACCTTAATTTTGCATTTGGAAGAAAATTTTCTAGGTTCTAAGGGGATGTTTAGTAGGAAAGAACTGTTCTTCTTTGGGTTTTATGCAAATACTACACTTGCAGAACTAATTAATTTATAAACCTTCATTCAGAAAATTATCCCTGCTTTTGAGTGCATACTTGAACGTCCCAAACATTAAACTTTTGATCTTAAATGCTCTGAAGTCATCTTCCTTGAATTTGATACTTGTTTTCCTTCACGCTGAATTAATCTGGTAATGCAGTATTAGTATGTTCTCTTTTGGGATCTACGCCCAAATTTTTGTTTCTTAGAACTTACTTTTCCTTAGTCCATATCAACCACATACTAATGCAGATTGCAGCACAGTCAGCCTTTTTATCATTTAATACCCAGGTTTATCATGGTGGCCTAAATGATCAGTTTGGAGAAAGTGCTCACTTTGCCGACTTGCTTAGCACAACAAATACATtttcacattatcatctttttttACTTGACTTGTTACATAGCTTAGCAGTATGTATGCTTTTCTAGTACTTTCTCAAGTTATTAAGGACTTGAAGGTTGGATCTCTTACTAGATTGTTTTTGCCATTTCAGGTTAAGCGCAATGGTTCAAGGAAAAGGGGGATTTGGGTAATTCGACTGGCAGAGAAGAAACGACACTCATATGTAACTGGGTAAGTATGCACTGCTGAGTCTTCCTTCCATCAAAGGCAGCACTTGTTAACTTCTTTTTCCATCAAACGGAGCACTTGTTAACTTCTTTACGCAGCCGGAACAGATGATGATCTCCTGTATAGTTGCCTTTTGTGCTTTAACTGGAAGGTGGATGCATCTGCTTTTTGATTTAGTTTCTTTTCACCGCAGCTTATTCTTGTAAAGCACACATCGAGAGCTAAATTATAATGATGGCAAGAGCTTCAAGTTTGTAGCCGTGCACTTCAATCAAATTTCCCTTCTAACATGTGAATATTGTAGGCACAGTTGTATTTGCTTATGTGAACATGCTTTTCTTGTGTTCCACGAGTAGCATTATTCTTGCATTAAAAcctttcttttgttctttttgtttttgcttttcttAAACCTGTCGTCATTGTAACAAATAAATGCTGTTGTAGTTCTGGGTCTCAGATACTTTCTACTCTACGTTCCTAAAAATAAAGGCATTTTGATACTTGTACCCCTTGTCTAGTGCTGGTTGTTGTTAATTACACTATACAATGTTATTTCAATGAATTTTTTGTAATTTAACTTCCTTGACAAGTTATTTGTTTTAGTTTCCATTTTTTGTCACTACCAGTAGTTTTGTTTGACGAACTAACGTAGTCATTGCTTTTACAAAAAACAGAACTAAACATCATAATGAACGGATTTAGGTAGGTCGAATCAGAAATGTGTTAAGAATTAGTAGCTAGATCCTTTGGTCAGAGGTATATTTAATGTTAAGGCTTACTTTTGATGGTGCTCGAGAGTTTTACTTTTGCAGCTCTGCTAATCGATCACTAGATTTCGTAAACTATGCTCATCATCATTGATGCTGCTTATTTAACATTTATGCCAAGTACTGTCTTAAGAAACATTAACAGATCTAGCTCTTAATTTTATACCTAGGATAAAAGAATACTGTTTAGTACAGAAAGTAAAAGAGCTTTTTATAACCACAAAACTGTATTAACTACTAAAACTAACTTACTATTACTAGGATCTGAGCTGAGCATTCTAATTTCCAAGTATTTGcttaaatttatttaattaagGGAAAACCTCCCCTAAGCCAGGCGCCTAGATTTGTCtctttttcaaaaccaaaaagatgaaaaaaaatggtgTTTTCCCCCCTCTAAGCCAGGATTAAAGGTACTCCGTCCGGATAATCATAGATTAATTATTATTAGGGGGTTTATTTATCCAGTTAACACGTGACTTCCCAAGAATCTTCGTATTAGTAGGAACAACATGGGCATGTACATGGTGCGTGTGTGTGAGCTTCCTTCTTGTCAGGACAGGGTGTGTGAGAGATGCAGTATTTTCTAGTAATCAATTCTGTTTAATTTAAATTAGAAGAAGTACAGAATCTGTTTTATTTTTCTAGGACGGCATTATAAGAGAATTGGATGTTATTTAAATTTAAAATCTAAACATTTAAGATGCCATGAAAACAAATAGAGAACAGAAGTGTTGAAGATTTGCGAATCAATAGTGAAGCTTCGTTTGAGTGAAGAATGATTTATTTGATTCTTTTTAGGTCTTATATAAGTCTCCTCTCTCAAGTAGTTGTATACACAGTACAATACTACTACTCACGATCCATGCAttatttatgattgattaattgggaaaaatgacTTGGATCTTGTAATTTTTTATCCGAGGGTGCTTAGGCAGATTAGGTTGGGGATTGATGATTTGATGCTGATATTTCATCAGCAGGCATTAAGGTAATCAAGTTTGGTGTGCCTGGAAGGCTGGAAGGGTCATTATTCATATCGATTTCTTTCCCAGTGTTTTCGTTTCTCCTTCACCTAATAATCCTTTGGAGACCATATAAACGTCGTCAAAGGGGTGATTTGGCCCTTTGGTGTCCATATTCATAACTAGGGACCGGAGTTTGTATAGGACCTTATAAATGCACTAGGGCTCGCGCCTAAACTAGCGTTTAAATATCGGTTAGCCATGTAGTTGTTTGCTTGTCAACCATGAAAAATTCCGAAGGTCAAATTCGCTACTGTCCAAAATCTGCTTTACCACCCTCACCACCATGTGCCCAAATATGTCATGAGCCGCAAATGTCATGAGTCGCAAAAACTGGCAACGTAAACAATTGTAAGGCCAAGAACTATGATTGAGCATTTCGCTATAGCCTAATTGAAGCTAAGCGAAAAGAGTATGATTGAGCATTTCGCTATAGCCTAATTGAAGATAAGCGAAAACAGCATGAAAGTGCACCTTACTATGGGTGAGGGGCATCGCTTAGCTAACCACTTGGAAACTCAATTTTTATGTAAATAGTGGCAGACAGAAACTCAGTTTCCGTTTCCAGAGTATAAACTCCCAGGAGAAGCGCGGACTTGGCATTTCTCCTGCTTCACTCactcttttctttctctctcaacCCTTTCATACTTTCCTTACCCCCTTTTGATTTTGATGGTGGTTTAGTGAAGTGACGAGGTACCCAAGTATACCACAACTTTTTCGTTTCAACCAATAAGTccaataccaagtgtgatcgtgtATGTAcgaagtcaagacaatacaacaacaaggtatacacttgataatagttacggtatgAAACCGATGTACTTTAGGATCACAATCAAGTgtcttggattaacgtacaagtgttatttactttattataatttaaacaattataatgcggaagtaaagtaaatgacacaacaagattttgttaacgaaaccAACGGGGATTAGACCAGTTGGCCAGGGGTTGAACTCCTAAGTTATAGGTgagtaaaaaaaaatgttaacgaggaaaccacgaatgcagaaaaaccctgagacctagtccaattttgaatactctcagaattaagccgttatacaaagaacaaagtcaacttcgtatagtcgagaccaagtaatctacctctagttacttagttccctcagtatccccgcgcctaCAACCGTCTGGtcaacgcacgtgaatcccaaaATTGAAATCACTacttgagttgctttaccgatgtaaagtcctAAGCACttaactccttttgatcgtattccaaacagtaaaagaacaaggCTATATGGTAAGTCATCTAtcaatcttttaaaaaaaaagatatgTTGAGTTATGACAAAGGGTCTTCCGTTTAAACAAGTAAAAtactttgtcgggtaagatcagtCAAGATCCGAAATAATCAGAtttagattcacaactatcagattcggatattgaagaataccaccaaatgatagttgctgATCTATACGACTActtgatcaaatctatcaaagataaatcagaTCTTAGTCGGATCCCAGCCAATTAAGATGTGTGCCTAAAGTAATATCACAAGATGCGAAACCAAGAaggaaaaatcttcttgtcttctaaTCTTCAACTATCTTCAATTGTAcctgcacaaaaaaaaaattgattccacttatgatcgatcatgcacagaacggagtctgttaacaatggatgatcataaGTTGTCttcagataaaaaaaaaacagttctgaagatcccgtcgataatttgatctagtttgagtgaccttatgtcataaTAGAAGGAtcccaagaataatcaaactaggtgcaatcaaagtttcaacaaccgtcaaacaatcaaatcaataatcgaaaactaaata includes the following:
- the LOC113288307 gene encoding F-box protein At4g18380-like isoform X2; this translates as MSYLCSEVDEIDHFDRLPDSLLLIVFNQIGDVKALGRCCVVSRRFHELVPQIDNVVVRVDCVISDDDASATAASSDKTRSVFSNLIRLVFGGIFKPLQALGQFLGPRKSASSSSSSTSSSSSISGGVGGNGGNGTLINDDEEMESGGVTHHSPTQVLKNFNEIRRLRIELPSGELGIDDGVLLKWRADFGSTLDNCLILGASSIIDPPKPASAFSLLQENLLHGGAAAAAAASAAIEDDGSIPESFYTNGGLKLRVVWTISSLIAASARHYLLQPIIDDHQTLDSLILTDSDGQGVLCMNKEQLEELRVKPLSASTASKRTLVPALNMRLWYAPQLELPDGSVLKGATLVAIRPTEQTSAKKEVSDVSWVSNAFEEPYGTAAKLLVRRRTYCLEMNSF
- the LOC113288307 gene encoding F-box protein At5g46170-like isoform X1, which encodes MSYLCSEVDEIDHFDRLPDSLLLIVFNQIGDVKALGRCCVVSRRFHELVPQIDNVVVRVDCVISDDDASATAASSDKTRSVFSNLIRLVFGGIFKPLQALGQFLGPRKSASSSSSSTSSSSSISGGVGGNGGNGTLINDDEEMESGGVTHHSPTQVLKNFNEIRRLRIELPSGELGIDDGVLLKWRADFGSTLDNCLILGASSIIDPPKPASAFSLLQENLLHGGAAAAAAASAAIEDDGSIPESFYTNGGLKLRVVWTISSLIAASARHYLLQPIIDDHQTLDSLILTDSDGQGVLCMNKEQLEELRVKPLSASTASKRTLVPALNMRLWYAPQLELPDGSVLKGATLVAIRPTEQTSAKKEVSDVSWVSNAFEEPYGTAAKLLVKRNGSRKRGIWVIRLAEKKRHSYVTGLFL